The Chryseobacterium wanjuense genome includes a window with the following:
- a CDS encoding tetratricopeptide repeat protein, which yields MTKKLLLIFGLLLFSKHFSQSEKLIGEWFLDRTVKSDGNNLEINNPKYSMFLTYKINPNELMINNIKFKAKFSVDQIKLDNRNFKYWFEKDYLLIQEGNEISLFLKADNFIKKYPEFEPKVEIRNNDSVIVANQIIHPIFNNEKTFDDFIIPLMTQESSKNMNDLYFNAEYILTKDNKITDIKIINKRTPQYDSQFIQALKKAEKYYENPYKKNLLIVEEKHFLKWYDDLKDNSEKELHNYIYEGSGFYDNNNFEKAIEKLSKIDQLDIKDNKFMMNIHDAYIKLGISYLALGKNDQACINFRKAGNLTDFAVRNYLKDFCK from the coding sequence ATGACAAAAAAATTACTTTTAATCTTTGGCTTGCTACTTTTTAGTAAACATTTTTCTCAATCAGAAAAATTAATTGGTGAGTGGTTTCTTGATCGAACGGTAAAGTCTGACGGAAATAATTTAGAAATTAACAATCCTAAATATTCAATGTTCCTCACCTATAAAATTAATCCTAATGAATTAATGATTAATAACATTAAGTTTAAAGCCAAATTTTCTGTAGATCAAATAAAACTTGATAACAGAAATTTTAAATATTGGTTTGAAAAAGATTATTTATTAATTCAGGAAGGAAATGAAATTTCTCTATTTTTAAAAGCAGATAATTTTATAAAGAAATACCCCGAATTTGAACCCAAAGTTGAGATAAGAAATAATGACAGCGTAATAGTTGCTAATCAAATCATTCATCCGATATTTAATAACGAAAAAACTTTTGATGATTTTATAATACCGCTTATGACTCAAGAATCCTCAAAAAATATGAATGATTTATATTTTAATGCGGAGTATATTTTAACAAAAGATAATAAAATTACTGATATTAAAATTATAAATAAACGCACTCCACAATATGATTCTCAGTTTATTCAGGCATTAAAAAAAGCTGAAAAGTATTACGAAAATCCTTACAAAAAAAATTTACTTATAGTCGAAGAAAAACATTTCCTGAAATGGTATGATGATTTAAAAGACAATTCAGAAAAAGAGTTACATAATTATATATATGAGGGATCCGGATTTTATGATAATAATAATTTTGAAAAAGCAATAGAAAAGCTTAGTAAAATTGACCAATTGGACATTAAAGACAATAAATTTATGATGAATATTCATGATGCTTATATAAAATTAGGAATATCATATCTTGCTCTAGGTAAAAATGATCAGGCTTGTATAAATTTTAGAAAAGCAGGTAATTTAACAGATTTTGCAGTAAGAAATTATTTAAAAGATTTTTGTAAATAA
- a CDS encoding LOG family protein, producing the protein MKNITVFCGSSFGSDPIFEEQAILLGQTLAKQNIQLVYGGSNTGLMKAVADGALNEGGKVTGVLPHFLQSKEIAHKSLTELILVETMHERKTKMNELCDGVIVLPGGYGTLEEFFEMITWAQLGLHKKPIGILNINGFYDDLIRLVQTMVDKGFLKQINRDMLLISDNIDELLEKMRNYEAPSVGKWISKEEV; encoded by the coding sequence ATGAAAAATATCACAGTATTTTGCGGCTCAAGTTTCGGCTCAGATCCTATTTTTGAAGAGCAGGCAATCTTGCTTGGGCAAACATTGGCAAAACAAAATATACAACTGGTTTATGGCGGTTCAAACACAGGCCTAATGAAAGCAGTTGCAGACGGCGCATTGAACGAAGGCGGAAAAGTAACCGGCGTTCTCCCCCACTTTTTACAATCCAAAGAAATTGCCCATAAAAGCCTCACTGAATTGATTCTGGTAGAAACCATGCACGAAAGAAAAACCAAAATGAATGAACTGTGCGACGGTGTCATCGTCCTTCCCGGCGGTTATGGAACTTTGGAAGAGTTTTTCGAGATGATCACCTGGGCGCAACTCGGCCTTCACAAAAAACCAATTGGAATTTTGAATATCAATGGATTTTATGATGATTTGATTAGACTTGTCCAGACCATGGTCGATAAAGGATTTTTAAAACAAATCAATCGCGATATGCTGCTGATCAGTGATAATATTGATGAGCTCTTGGAGAAGATGCGAAATTATGAGGCTCCGAGTGTTGGGAAGTGGATTTCGAAAGAGGAAGTTTAA
- a CDS encoding type II toxin-antitoxin system RelE/ParE family toxin has translation MGLEILWSQFAEDKLYDIFHYYKFKAGIKIAKKIVNEIVDKTLILEQNSQAGQIEELLIERKQEFRYLVSGNYKIIYYINLKTKRIIIANVFDTRQNPLKLNETK, from the coding sequence ATGGGATTAGAAATTCTTTGGTCACAATTTGCAGAAGATAAGTTGTATGATATTTTTCACTACTATAAATTTAAAGCGGGTATAAAAATTGCGAAAAAAATAGTCAATGAAATTGTTGATAAAACTTTAATTTTAGAGCAGAATAGTCAGGCTGGACAAATTGAAGAATTATTAATTGAGAGAAAACAGGAATTTAGATATTTAGTCTCTGGAAATTATAAAATTATCTATTATATCAATCTGAAAACCAAAAGGATTATCATTGCAAATGTTTTTGACACAAGACAAAATCCTTTAAAATTAAATGAAACCAAATAA
- a CDS encoding 2Fe-2S iron-sulfur cluster-binding family protein, which yields MSDINIKITDREGVTHDVIAPTDMSMNLMEIIRSYELAEEGTIGVCGGMAMCASCQVYVINDPGLEPMGDEEDAMLAEAFHVKENSRLGCQLHMAMNMEGLEVEIAPYP from the coding sequence ATGTCAGATATCAATATAAAAATCACCGATAGAGAAGGTGTAACTCACGATGTTATTGCTCCAACGGATATGTCCATGAACTTAATGGAAATCATCCGTTCATATGAATTGGCAGAAGAAGGAACAATCGGAGTATGTGGTGGGATGGCTATGTGTGCTTCTTGTCAGGTTTATGTAATTAACGATCCTGGACTTGAGCCGATGGGAGATGAAGAAGATGCGATGCTTGCCGAAGCTTTCCATGTGAAAGAAAACAGTAGATTGGGTTGTCAATTACACATGGCAATGAACATGGAAGGTCTTGAAGTGGAAATTGCTCCTTATCCTTAG
- a CDS encoding NAD(P)/FAD-dependent oxidoreductase: MITTDILIIGAGPTGLFAVFEAGLLKMKCHIIDALPQPGGQLAELYPKKPIFDIPGYPSVNAGELVDNLMEQIKQFQPGFTLGETAVSYTKVDDEWFEVVTNKGTVHRAKAIAIAGGLGTFEPRKPTIENIADYEEKGLEYFVKEPEHFRNKKVVIAGGGDSALDWSIFLSNVASEVTLIHRRNEFRGALDSVEKVQELKNQGKIKLITPAEVTAIKGDGKVEGITVEVDGQEAYDIETDYFIPLFGLTPKLGEIGNWGLNIEKNAIVVNNALDYQTNIDGIYAIGDINTYPGKLKLILCGFHEATLMCQSVYNRLNPGKKYVLKYTTVSGVDGFDGSRKEAEKAVVKKID, translated from the coding sequence ATGATAACTACTGATATATTGATCATAGGTGCGGGACCTACCGGGCTTTTTGCAGTTTTTGAAGCTGGTCTATTAAAAATGAAGTGTCACATTATCGATGCACTTCCTCAGCCGGGAGGACAGTTGGCTGAGCTTTATCCTAAAAAACCTATTTTCGATATTCCTGGTTATCCTTCTGTAAATGCTGGTGAATTGGTAGATAATTTAATGGAGCAGATCAAGCAGTTTCAGCCGGGGTTCACTTTGGGGGAAACAGCTGTTTCTTATACAAAAGTAGATGACGAATGGTTTGAAGTTGTTACTAATAAAGGAACTGTTCACAGAGCTAAAGCCATCGCTATCGCGGGAGGTTTGGGAACTTTTGAGCCTAGAAAGCCAACCATCGAAAACATTGCAGACTACGAAGAAAAAGGTCTTGAATATTTTGTGAAAGAACCTGAACATTTCAGAAATAAAAAAGTGGTAATTGCCGGTGGAGGAGATTCTGCGCTTGACTGGAGTATTTTCCTGTCGAATGTGGCGAGTGAGGTAACTTTAATCCACAGAAGAAACGAGTTCAGAGGAGCTTTGGATTCTGTAGAGAAAGTTCAGGAACTGAAAAATCAGGGTAAAATTAAATTAATTACTCCTGCAGAAGTTACAGCAATCAAAGGTGACGGAAAAGTTGAAGGGATCACAGTAGAAGTTGATGGGCAGGAAGCTTACGACATCGAAACCGATTATTTTATTCCTTTATTCGGATTGACTCCAAAATTGGGTGAAATCGGAAACTGGGGACTGAATATCGAGAAAAATGCTATTGTTGTAAATAATGCTTTAGACTATCAGACCAATATCGACGGGATTTACGCTATCGGAGATATCAATACCTATCCAGGAAAATTAAAATTGATTCTTTGTGGTTTCCATGAGGCAACATTGATGTGCCAAAGTGTCTACAACAGATTGAATCCTGGTAAAAAATATGTACTGAAATACACAACGGTAAGCGGTGTAGACGGATTCGACGGAAGTAGAAAAGAAGCTGAGAAAGCTGTTGTGAAAAAAATTGACTAA
- a CDS encoding DUF3108 domain-containing protein, protein MKKLLSLLTIFVFYLGFAQIDNIADGESIKFRIHYGFLNAGTATLVTQKTTYKGVPHLYAKGTGETTGAVKAFFKVEDLYESFINVQTGLPSFYVRNVKEGSYRQHFETVFNHDNNTLILTDKKTPANGSKVIKSVKGVQDMLSCFYYLRSKSPSELKPGTVMNMNVWIDDEMFPFQLKVVGTENLKTKFGTINCLKIIPSVKSGRVFKEKEGVTMWVSNDANHIPMLLKAELAVGSLKASIDEIKNVKYPLKFSK, encoded by the coding sequence ATGAAGAAACTTTTAAGTCTTTTAACAATATTTGTATTCTATTTAGGATTTGCCCAGATAGATAATATTGCCGATGGAGAGTCCATCAAATTCAGAATTCACTACGGATTCCTGAACGCCGGGACAGCTACTCTCGTGACACAAAAAACAACTTATAAAGGTGTCCCGCATCTTTATGCCAAAGGAACGGGTGAAACTACCGGAGCTGTAAAAGCCTTTTTCAAAGTGGAAGATTTGTACGAAAGTTTCATTAATGTACAGACCGGACTTCCTAGTTTTTATGTAAGAAATGTAAAGGAAGGAAGCTACCGCCAGCATTTTGAAACGGTTTTCAATCACGATAACAATACCCTTATTTTAACGGATAAAAAAACTCCCGCCAACGGATCAAAAGTCATTAAATCGGTAAAAGGAGTTCAGGATATGCTTTCATGTTTTTATTATTTAAGAAGCAAAAGCCCAAGTGAATTAAAACCAGGAACAGTAATGAACATGAATGTCTGGATCGATGATGAAATGTTTCCTTTCCAGCTGAAAGTAGTAGGAACTGAAAACCTGAAAACGAAATTCGGAACCATTAATTGTTTAAAAATTATTCCTTCCGTAAAAAGCGGCAGGGTTTTTAAAGAAAAAGAAGGCGTGACGATGTGGGTTTCCAATGATGCCAATCACATCCCGATGCTCTTGAAAGCCGAACTGGCAGTAGGTTCCTTAAAAGCAAGTATAGATGAGATAAAGAATGTAAAATATCCTTTAAAATTCTCAAAATAA
- a CDS encoding DUF5916 domain-containing protein — MILFIVLLSVFTFAQKKENDNIVRKKIVITKTASSPKIDGILDDAEWQNAPVATNFIERNPNNGKPQADSIKTEVKILYDDTGIYFGAQMYDPTPGKIAKELTERDGISNDDFFGVALNGYNDKQQSLEFVVTAAGVQFDAKLTTDGEDDTWNSIWYSGAKINEKGWSAEIKIPYSELRFPKSNVQEWGMNIFRRIQRIKASYDWNFVDNAKNSYTLFDGVLQGIENINPPTRLSFTPYFSTYVNSFDGKTTANFNGGMDVKYGINDAFTFDMTLIPDFGQANFDNSILNLTPFEQQFSEQRTFFTEGTELFSKGGMFYSRRVGGEPTAYPTISANEEVTEYPSKVKLFNAFKISGRTKKGLGIGFFNGVTQRMEATIVNNETGETRKEVVEPWTNYNVLVFDQRFNGNSSVSLVNTNVTRDGSFRDANATGILWDLNNKKNTYKTFGSLKGSWVMNGETKFGTRGEAGFEKIAGKHRFSINGNVTTKDWDINDVGFSTKTNFANYNVWYGYRILQPTKTFNNIYLNFNLNYYHRLEPFIFQNFVFNHNNSFTDKNFRNFGGGIEFTPLGQNDIYEPRTFGRHLKVPGYFDSWVWFESDTRKKLQYNFTVDYYAFDQKGRNQIFTNFGLRYRFSDKFNVNWSFNPSFSNNETGFAGKNDTDIFIGRRQRNTYENALTSKYTFNEKIALTLTFRHYFSDVTYKQFYTLNQDGSLTNTDNFTNNLNGTYNAWNVDLRFSWWFAPGSQLTLLYRNATSNYLDISRLNVTKNYDMLFSEPTVNNFSLKLTYFLDYNRIKNWTKKKNKS; from the coding sequence ATGATTCTTTTTATTGTTTTACTTTCGGTTTTCACCTTTGCCCAGAAAAAGGAGAACGACAATATTGTAAGAAAAAAAATAGTGATCACAAAAACAGCTTCCTCTCCAAAAATTGATGGAATTCTAGATGATGCAGAATGGCAAAATGCCCCGGTTGCGACCAATTTTATCGAAAGAAATCCCAACAATGGAAAGCCACAAGCCGATTCTATAAAAACGGAAGTTAAAATTTTATATGATGATACGGGAATTTATTTTGGAGCACAGATGTACGACCCGACTCCCGGAAAAATCGCCAAAGAACTTACAGAAAGAGACGGCATCAGCAATGATGATTTTTTTGGAGTTGCCTTAAACGGGTATAATGATAAACAGCAAAGTTTAGAATTTGTAGTGACGGCAGCCGGAGTTCAGTTTGATGCAAAATTAACAACCGACGGTGAAGATGACACATGGAATTCTATCTGGTACAGTGGCGCAAAAATCAATGAAAAAGGCTGGTCTGCAGAAATAAAAATTCCTTATTCTGAATTGAGGTTTCCGAAAAGCAATGTGCAGGAATGGGGAATGAATATTTTCCGAAGAATTCAGAGGATTAAAGCGTCTTATGACTGGAATTTTGTAGACAATGCCAAGAATTCTTATACTTTATTCGACGGGGTTTTGCAGGGTATTGAAAACATTAATCCTCCTACACGATTGTCATTTACGCCTTATTTTTCGACTTACGTTAATAGTTTTGACGGAAAAACAACAGCCAATTTCAATGGAGGAATGGATGTAAAATACGGAATTAATGATGCTTTCACATTTGATATGACCTTGATTCCTGATTTTGGGCAGGCCAATTTTGATAATTCTATTTTAAATTTAACCCCTTTTGAACAGCAGTTTTCCGAGCAGAGAACATTCTTTACCGAGGGAACCGAATTGTTCAGCAAAGGCGGAATGTTTTATTCAAGAAGAGTTGGCGGTGAACCGACAGCTTATCCGACGATCTCAGCGAATGAGGAAGTTACAGAGTATCCTTCAAAAGTAAAATTATTTAATGCTTTTAAAATTTCCGGAAGAACGAAAAAAGGTCTGGGAATAGGATTTTTCAACGGAGTTACCCAGAGAATGGAAGCTACGATTGTAAATAATGAAACCGGTGAAACAAGAAAAGAAGTCGTAGAACCCTGGACGAATTACAATGTTCTGGTTTTTGATCAAAGATTCAACGGGAATTCTTCTGTATCACTGGTGAATACGAATGTAACAAGAGACGGCAGTTTTCGTGATGCCAATGCAACGGGAATTCTCTGGGACCTCAACAATAAGAAAAACACCTACAAAACCTTCGGAAGCCTGAAAGGAAGCTGGGTGATGAATGGTGAAACAAAATTCGGTACTCGCGGCGAAGCAGGTTTCGAAAAAATTGCAGGAAAACATCGTTTTTCGATCAACGGAAATGTGACGACAAAAGACTGGGATATCAATGATGTAGGGTTTTCTACCAAAACTAATTTTGCGAATTATAATGTCTGGTACGGTTACAGGATTTTGCAGCCTACAAAGACTTTTAATAATATTTATCTGAATTTTAATCTAAATTATTACCACCGATTAGAACCATTTATTTTCCAGAATTTTGTTTTTAATCATAATAATAGTTTTACAGATAAAAACTTCAGAAACTTCGGGGGCGGAATTGAATTTACCCCACTCGGACAAAACGATATTTATGAACCGAGAACCTTCGGAAGACACCTTAAAGTTCCGGGATATTTTGATTCGTGGGTTTGGTTTGAAAGTGATACGCGGAAAAAACTTCAGTATAATTTTACCGTAGATTATTATGCTTTTGACCAAAAAGGGAGAAATCAAATCTTTACCAACTTCGGATTGCGTTACAGGTTTTCAGATAAATTCAATGTAAACTGGAGCTTTAACCCTAGTTTCAGCAATAATGAAACAGGCTTTGCCGGAAAAAACGATACGGATATCTTTATCGGAAGAAGACAGAGAAATACGTATGAAAATGCTTTAACCTCAAAATATACTTTTAACGAAAAAATCGCACTTACCCTTACTTTCAGACATTATTTTTCGGATGTTACCTATAAGCAATTTTATACTCTCAATCAGGATGGAAGCCTTACCAATACAGATAATTTCACCAATAATCTCAACGGAACTTACAACGCCTGGAATGTAGACCTGCGATTTTCCTGGTGGTTTGCTCCGGGAAGTCAGCTGACTTTATTATACAGAAATGCCACTTCCAATTATCTGGATATATCGAGACTGAACGTGACAAAAAATTACGATATGCTTTTCAGTGAACCCACCGTGAATAATTTTTCTTTAAAACTGACATACTTTTTAGACTACAACAGAATAAAAAACTGGACAAAGAAGAAAAATAAAAGTTGA
- a CDS encoding response regulator: MNQPDHKSILLADDHSLIRQGIVFLLEDINPDFEIFHASNLQQALESLKTNPIDLAIIDAHFPDGNSLSILPEIKKIKPEIKILIFTGIEEDKHALKYLNAGANGFLSKMNEEDEIESAIRKMLENGEYISPATQALLMNSMHNPKLINPLLSLTERELQIAKLYAEGYGNLEIANNLDVKQNTVSTIKKRIFEKLDIENLVELIELIKNN; the protein is encoded by the coding sequence ATGAATCAACCAGATCATAAATCTATTCTACTCGCAGATGACCACAGTCTGATAAGACAGGGCATTGTTTTTCTCCTGGAAGATATTAACCCGGATTTTGAAATTTTTCATGCATCAAATTTGCAGCAGGCATTGGAGTCTTTAAAAACAAATCCGATAGATCTGGCGATCATAGACGCCCATTTCCCCGATGGAAACAGCCTGAGCATTTTACCTGAAATAAAAAAAATAAAACCCGAAATAAAAATTCTGATTTTTACAGGAATAGAGGAGGACAAACATGCGCTTAAATATCTGAACGCGGGAGCCAACGGTTTTCTGAGTAAGATGAATGAAGAAGACGAAATTGAAAGTGCCATCCGAAAAATGCTGGAAAACGGAGAATATATTTCTCCTGCAACCCAGGCTTTACTGATGAATTCTATGCACAATCCTAAGCTTATCAACCCTTTGTTGTCTTTAACGGAAAGAGAACTTCAAATTGCAAAACTGTACGCTGAAGGCTACGGAAACCTTGAAATTGCCAATAACCTCGATGTGAAACAAAACACGGTAAGCACCATTAAGAAAAGGATTTTCGAGAAATTGGATATTGAAAATCTGGTAGAGCTTATTGAATTAATTAAAAACAATTAG